The stretch of DNA TGCTGAAATCCACTCATCAACGACATTGCAGAAATTcctgacttttcttttttttttttattaaagtcaggaattattaattttttgagccggaaagaaaatcaataaaaaggattttttgttcttaagaaattaatttttaaaattagtctATACTTTCCTCTTTTCATTGTGAATGAGTTTGCTCTTTTCTTCAATAAGATGACTTAGCCCCAATATAAATTGCCTGATGCTTTTGCAGTTCTTCATAATAATGCTGTGTGGTGGAAATACTTCTTaaggaaagaatattttaaagaactttaagaaaaatattaggggagaccggggttaaaaaagtcacttaagggtttagaaaaagctcaaattatcatatttcccaaatagataaaacgaaatgtatagctcatttctttaggaaatttactgccctatacaactctttctcagatcattttgttatATCTAGCtaagaaatatgatattttaggctttttctaaacccttaagtgactttattagccccgctctcccctaataagaaaaaattaggtAATGGAGAATAAAGTCTCTGtgaatcatttgaatttgagactcttgaaaattcaatttggagGTTTAGTGTTTATGAGATTTTCAGTGAGGAGTACACATCATTATTATGTAAGTTTCTCCACAAAGTCTTTCGGGATATCCTCCTTGTGTGTGCTAAATAATGGAGAGAGAATTGCCCAGTAATTCCACTTCCATCTCATCCTCTTTTCCCTTTTCCAAAAACTTTTAGCCCATGAGTGGAACTAAAATGGGGCTTTTGTGCAAATTGCTATAAacggaattaattttaagaaaattaattataattttcaaccccaaaattttcaaactaaaagTGTTTTACAAAAGTTATGTCTGCTAAATTTGATATAATTTGTTCGAATTTCACTTATTGTAGGTAGGTACGTTTAGTGTGGGTAATGGGAGACTTTCTTCTTGTGCAAAACTtccccaaaaatattttgtggatCTTTTAGTTTAAGGCTCGGAAAAGCCAAAAGAATGAGGAGAGGAGAGAACTTTCTCAAACGGAACCTTTGATGTTCTTGACAATTATTTGGAGCATATCTGATTCGAATTTATCTTCCTAAATACCGGGAgttcttgcaatttttatccCTCTTCTCAACATAGATGGATGCTCCAATGTTGAGGTGACTCTCTCactgtatatgtatatgtatgcatGCCACACGGGAAAGGCATTTTCTCTCCATGCTCCAAATATTGGAGATAAGTATAGAGAGAAGGGGGTGGGTGGACCCATCGCTTCTTCTAGAGGATCACTACGGGGACGATTTTAGACAAATGATGCTACGAAAATAGATAATCGATTCAAGTTGAAGAGAAAAGTCACACAAAAGGCACCAAAAGGCGATAGTCTTTAATGCTTTATTCCATCCACAACTTTGCGCATCGGATGTGCTGCGTTATTCAGTATAATTCACCATCACCTTCTTTCCTTCTTacttatgtacctacataaaagAGGAAAATCGCAAATTTATACATAGACTGGGCATTTCTACTTTAAGGCAATATAATGTGAAATATGGTGACATTATTATATATTGTTTCATAAATGTGGAAATATTGTATTTATATTGTGagatttattagattttccaCCTTCTGTGCAAagagaaattcctcaagagatgattttcttttaaagttctaatgcaaaatatttttccaggtgaatttcacaaagaatTCGAATTGAAAGTTATTCTTTGgaagtttaaataaatgaaaaaaatcaataaaagagtTATCAATGCgtgaaattattataattttgggaaaattttaaaaatgtagaGGAGACTGGAGCTAATCTAGACAAACAAGAAGAAAGGAAGCTTTGTATTTTCGAgacaagaaatttaaaaaaaaaatctcagtgAAGGAATAAAGTttataagaaaacttttctcagaatttattttaataaagaaaaactccccCTAAAAACGATTGAGGAAAgttcagaaagaaaaattaaattttgtttttgttttaacttttggtagaaaatgaaaaatttcttctgaaaaaaaatcgaatcaagaaagaattttaaaagaaaatttgcattttcgaTAAATCctcaaatagaaaattttatattttcttttctgggaagaaaattagttcatttgattgaatttttctttttggaggCAGTAAATGGAAAAACGAGCATTATTGTCttttcagcgacgttttggtTTATTTAAAAGCATTATCAGGCACtacaattaaaatatctaCGTCTCAATACCGATTAAAGCAAGAATAAAATCTgggaaatattaatgaaagaCAATTTTCCAGACTTTATGTTATGTTCGATACTAAGACGTACCTGATGATGGCTCTTAATAAACCGAAACGTCGTTGAAAATACCAAGACGCTTGTTTTTCACTGACAGCTTCCGAAAACAAATTAACAGTCATTAATACCTCCAATCCGTGCCTAAAGTTTCCGAAGAATTTCAATACTTTTTAGACGattcctttaagaaaaaaaatgtggccAAACACCAATAAAGCAGACACACACTCCCTTTcgttttttcttatataaaatagagattaatcatttttttagtcAATGCTAACGCACAATGTGACCTTAAGAGGAGATCtacgaaaaaaattctttcgatATGTCTCCCTCATTGTTTCGTCTCTCTTCGTCTTATCCACATGACAATGTGAGGAGACTATTGCCATACATTGTTCTCCATTTCCACACCCACCCACAATgggaataatgaaaaaaaaattgccatacatttttgatgagaaatttcattggaaattccATATTGACTCGCTATGCAGAGAGAAGTAGAGGATGGACAATAAATTGATGAGGTTTatcttagaaaataaatactttatCACTTCCGCAGTAGAATATTGCGCCACTTTCACAACCAATCTCTTCATAAATGTAAGTAAACCTACTCCAGAAACCCGATATATGTGTACATACATGCTCACAACCCTCTTCCGCGAAAAGCCCGCGCGATAGCGGCTAATCGATTGACCATTGAAAGTGAATCAACATTAAAGATTGATGATACACtttcctctctttctctttgtgTAAACTACAAACTTTTTATACTGATtcattcaataatattttgcgTAATAGCGATGGATTCTTTGTACATCCGTTGAATTTTCAACGACAATGAAACAATAATCCGGGGGCACGTGGCTGGTgggaaaattagaaatttcaaattatttctttcatcaCAAAGCAAATTAATGTCAAGTTCGGGTAAGATAGTGAATGGAATGTGTGATTAGGTTCATTTTAAAACCCTCCCAAAAGACAAGTCTGGGCACACACACGGGACTCCATTGCAAGGTCTCTGTGTGTTAGGGGTTGACTCAGGTGAGAGCACCTTCGCTCGTTTACcaccattaaattttcaataaataaaattgtcccattggaggaaattattttgcattttggaaCCATCAGAGAATTGTATTTCGAAATGATCCTTTTGGGAACTTACAGTCAGCTTTTCTCTCCGCATATAGTGCATTAAAATTACCTCTGATCCCTCGTGTGGGAGTGTGCGGGGAACAGAGTCGAGGTAGGCATTAggctataaaatattttagcagCCACATCTGTCTGCTgctcataaaatattatattgcaTTCAATCATTTTTAGCGATGccgcacaaaaaaaaatacagaccTTGATGGCCCAAAACTGTTGAACTTTTCAATGTTGCGCGACTTCTGTGGGGTACCCTAAGTGATGAGGAATGTGATTTCCCAATGTCGTGTCTTATCACTGCGTCGCGTAATCTCAACATAATCCCCTCTTCCATTGAATATAGCAGTAATTAGGAAATATTGCTCTCAAACTCAAGTAGCTCTCAAAGTGAAGGTATTTGCTTTCAATATTTGGGttgtttatttatattatgttcgtaaaatcattattaaataattttatttattaattgcaACTGTGAggcttttaattgattttaatttgataaatttattacacaaaattgcataaaatatgatctttatgtttaaataaactttgcaCAGAAGCTCAAgtcaatgaaaatgttttatttgaaatttatcagtttttcattaagagaaaccttcttattaatttttaaatcgttttaaATCGctgataaattcattaaatttttaatttgtatggatcaaaaataaaaagagtaaaaataaattattaattaattcaataacttctaaattatgcaaataaaagaacctttttttccaattaaaataaacatttctctGGCAAATTGACGTTGTCCTACTTTCCACAATTACAACGTAGTTCCTCTACTATAGCACATATAGATATCACAATGTCCAAAGACTTGAAGATCTCGCGGACTGTGTGTGTgataaggaatttttcaatccacatttaatgataaattgatttttcgtaTAAATACCCGTGCATCGATTGAATGGAGTTTATTCTACAAAAGTAATTTCCCTCGACACCGTCAAAATAAGAAGAAGTTTGAATCGTTGAAAAAATGATTCGTTTTGTGGTACTGAGTTTACTCTTGGTGGGTGTTTGGGGTGCAAATGTTAAATTCTTCCCAAAACCACGACTCGATGGGAGAATTGTGGGTGGTTATGTGATTAACATTGAAGACACCCCCTACCAATTATCCCTTCAACGCTCCAACTGGCACATTTGCGGTGCATCCCTCATAAGTGAATCATTCGTTCTCACAGCAGCTCATTGCACGTTGTAAGTTACCTATAATTTGGTGGGATGTTGAGggtttatttcttcaaaacttttctttctttcgcATTCAGTGGTTCAAGTGCAAATAGCTTCACGGTGCGTACACAGACAAGCTTCCACGGGAGAGGTGGTGTGGTAGTTGGGGTTAAGAGGATCATTCAACATCCCAAATTCGATTACTCAACCATCGATTATGATTTCTCAATTTTGGAACTAGCTGCTCCGGtggaatttaatgagaaactCCAACCAATTAGGCTACCAGAGCAGGATGAGGATGTGGAGGATGGTACACCACTTCTTGTTACCGGATGGGGAAATACGCAGAATGTACAGGAATCGCGCGAACAGCTACGAGCTGCCATTGTGCCCAAGAGCAATGATGAAGTTTGCAACAAAGCCTACGGGCAATTTGGCGGAATTACGGCCAGGATGATCTGTGCGGGACTCCCTGAAGGTGGCAAGGATGCCTGTCAAGGAGACTCTGGTGGCCCTCTCGCCAGTGATGGTGTTCTCGTTGGTGTTGTATCCTGGGGTTATGGGTGTGCTGTCCGTGGGTACCCAGGAGTTTATTCGCGCGTTGCTTCAGTCAGGGATTGGATCAATGCATCAACAAACATCTAAAAACCacaattctcaaaattttctcgtttttttctatttgttaattactttaaaaagaaataaaaagaagtttttcttttaaaaatatttttttttttattaaattttctctgacttttgaaaatgaactaaaaactttttaagcttagattgttttagaaaaaaatcaactaaactaaaaagaagaaaaaattcccttGAATCACAACATTTTCCACCCCACCCCCTTGTCTTACCCTCATGGTCGAGTTGTGTCTATTCACATTGAGTGGTCCTTAAATTTTCAGAAGCccttctttttgcaaaacttttcccTATAAAGAGATTGGCTACAGCAAAAGTTTCTGTTCGGGGATTGatttaaagtgaaattgaataaaatgtgtTACGCTATTCTCTTCACTCTGCACACAGTTCAATGGAGAAGGGATCTCCGGGAATGGGGAAGAGTAACATAAACTTAATTTCCCAAACGGATGGATGGGGATGgagtaaaaaataatattttatttgcgaATAGTGTGGCTTTGagtacccccccccccctactTTCCACTAGATAGGTATCGTTTCTCCCTTGTtcccaatgaaaaaaaatcgtcctAGGTGTAAAAGCGTGGGAAAATCATCACACTTGTGAGAGATGGGGTTGAAAAATGGGGGTAgtatgatgttttttttttatattccacCTCGTCTACCCCTTTTCCCATCCATCCAGGTCCCTCATGACGATGTAATACAATTTCCATTCGTTATGGGATGAATTACAAATCACATTACATAATGCATTTCATCACACACACATTGATTACATTTAAATTCTACGAGTCAGAAGGGACTTCCCAAAATTCCGATCAATCATCCCCCGCCACCCACTTTGCCGGAATGTCGACCTTTTGCGATTAATACCTCggagtttcttcttttcttgcaaatcATTCATCAAGAATTGGAATTTCAAGCATTTTATCCTtcgtttctttctttcttttttttttagaggaaaatgTTACTTCTTTCGACCAAGAATATTATAGCTAAAGATAGCACGTTATCGATAGAGGTCACAAAGAACTCGAGTGCATTCTGTGTTTATATtaatgttagtttttttttttgcattttctcatttaactATGCTTCAAATTCACATTGAGA from Lutzomyia longipalpis isolate SR_M1_2022 chromosome 1, ASM2433408v1 encodes:
- the LOC129787750 gene encoding trypsin-1, translated to MIRFVVLSLLLVGVWGANVKFFPKPRLDGRIVGGYVINIEDTPYQLSLQRSNWHICGASLISESFVLTAAHCTFGSSANSFTVRTQTSFHGRGGVVVGVKRIIQHPKFDYSTIDYDFSILELAAPVEFNEKLQPIRLPEQDEDVEDGTPLLVTGWGNTQNVQESREQLRAAIVPKSNDEVCNKAYGQFGGITARMICAGLPEGGKDACQGDSGGPLASDGVLVGVVSWGYGCAVRGYPGVYSRVASVRDWINASTNI